One genomic window of Haloferax mediterranei ATCC 33500 includes the following:
- the prf1 gene encoding peptide chain release factor aRF-1, whose product MSSDAEGPSDDRRKYEFKKVIEDLREYEGSGTQLVTIYIPEDKQISDVVEHVITEHSEASNIKSKQTRTNVQDALTSIKDRLRYYDTFPPERGIVMFSGAVNSGGGQTDMVTKVLESPPEPIQSFRYHCDSNFLTGPLEDMLMDKGLFGLVVLDRREANVGWLKGKRVEPVKSASSLVPGKQRKGGQSAQRFARLRLEAIDNFYQEVAGMANDLFVPKRHDMDGILVGGPSPTKDEFLDGDYLHHELQDLVVGKFDVAYTDESGLYDLVDAGQDALADQEVIKDKKQMEEFFEKLHRGNESTYGFEATRKNLVMGSVDRLLISEDLRKDVAIYDCGGQEEYELIDHRHDTPSHDCEDGSEAELKEREDVIEFLMDLADQRGTETKFISTDFEKGEQLYDAFGGIAGILRYSTGV is encoded by the coding sequence ATGAGTAGCGACGCCGAGGGGCCGAGCGACGACCGCCGAAAGTACGAATTCAAGAAGGTCATCGAGGACCTCAGAGAGTACGAAGGCTCAGGAACTCAGCTCGTCACGATCTATATCCCCGAAGACAAGCAGATATCTGACGTTGTAGAGCACGTCATCACAGAGCACAGCGAAGCGTCTAACATCAAATCGAAGCAGACGCGGACGAACGTCCAAGACGCACTCACGAGTATCAAAGACCGCCTCCGCTACTACGACACCTTCCCACCCGAACGCGGTATCGTCATGTTCTCCGGTGCGGTCAACTCCGGCGGCGGCCAGACCGATATGGTCACGAAGGTACTCGAAAGCCCGCCAGAGCCGATTCAGTCGTTCCGGTACCACTGCGACTCGAACTTCCTCACCGGACCGCTCGAAGACATGCTCATGGACAAGGGCCTGTTCGGTCTCGTCGTCCTCGACCGCCGCGAGGCCAACGTCGGGTGGCTGAAAGGCAAGCGCGTCGAACCGGTCAAGAGCGCTTCGTCGCTCGTCCCCGGAAAGCAGCGCAAAGGTGGTCAGTCCGCCCAGCGTTTCGCCCGCCTCCGCCTCGAAGCCATCGACAACTTCTATCAGGAGGTCGCCGGCATGGCGAATGACCTGTTCGTCCCAAAACGACACGATATGGACGGCATCCTCGTCGGTGGTCCCTCACCGACGAAAGACGAGTTCCTCGACGGAGATTACCTCCACCACGAACTTCAGGACCTCGTCGTCGGGAAGTTCGACGTGGCGTACACCGACGAATCCGGCCTGTACGACCTCGTCGACGCCGGCCAGGACGCGCTGGCCGACCAAGAGGTCATCAAGGACAAAAAGCAGATGGAGGAGTTCTTCGAGAAACTCCACCGCGGAAACGAGTCCACCTACGGGTTCGAGGCGACACGTAAGAACCTCGTTATGGGGTCTGTCGACCGCCTCCTCATCTCCGAGGACCTGCGGAAGGACGTCGCCATCTACGATTGTGGCGGGCAAGAAGAGTACGAACTCATCGACCACCGGCACGACACGCCCAGCCACGACTGCGAAGACGGCTCCGAAGCCGAACTGAAGGAACGCGAGGACGTTATCGAGTTCCTGATGGACCTCGCAGACCAGCGTGGCACCGAGACGAAGTTCATCAGTACGGACTTCGAGAAAGGCGAACAGCTCTACGACGCTTTCGGTGGCATCGCCGGCATTCTCCGGTACTCCACCGGCGTCTAA
- a CDS encoding bacterio-opsin activator domain-containing protein yields the protein MNESTPLPRVLAVVVDADRGRLEDVLSPLPVETVSSVEAARRRLRGNSIDCVVVASDRADDIENLHAETAAPLVAVVPEDGYLSSADAHDAGAADVVPLVDSNLFERLPERIRSAVAWRRYGTEASGQITEDLKEQAMDEAPVGITIADCSLPDLPLVYVNEAFESLTGYSAEAALGRNCRYLQGPRTNLEQVAELRRAIEAEESASVELLNYRESGETFWNRVDVAPLSGPDGAVTHYVGFQTDITERVRAEAAAEQYAARVEEERTRLQTLVDHIEGLLEDVTSALVRAETRQDLEATVCDRVAETEQFDCAWIGDCDLSPATIVPSEWAGSTGSSIEALEIDRDDATDPTARAVQTRTVQSGTVPDGPVHEDSHVPFQSVIAVPLIHRETLYGVLTVYADTNPDTDTDSNSDTLNEEITAVFGTLGRAVGAAIDAFESRRSLLSDDVLELDVNVSDSTQPLVRLAAAAGCQLQYEGAVPHDDGTLSLFVSTPPSTNLDEVDFEPDGVSEVTRLPRGDNIGLYDVTLTSGSLAHLVADAGGRITDLEADKHGCRFTTVVPDRTVGRSLLDDLKSAADGVELRAVRDRAAPPQTPREFVASLSAELTDRQHTALQLAYLGGFFEWPHGVTGDELADAMDISRATFHQHLRAAERKLVSGFFERHPA from the coding sequence ATGAACGAATCGACGCCACTCCCTCGCGTCCTTGCGGTCGTCGTTGATGCTGACCGAGGCCGACTCGAAGACGTACTCTCGCCGCTCCCCGTCGAGACCGTCTCCTCGGTCGAGGCGGCACGACGGCGACTCCGAGGCAACTCGATAGACTGCGTTGTGGTTGCGAGCGACCGGGCCGACGATATCGAGAATTTGCACGCTGAGACTGCGGCCCCACTCGTCGCAGTCGTTCCCGAGGATGGTTACCTCTCGTCTGCGGACGCACACGACGCCGGTGCCGCAGATGTTGTCCCGCTCGTCGACTCGAATCTCTTCGAACGACTTCCGGAGCGAATTCGGAGCGCCGTCGCGTGGCGTCGCTACGGGACGGAAGCGTCCGGGCAGATTACTGAGGACCTGAAAGAACAAGCAATGGACGAGGCTCCGGTCGGCATCACCATTGCCGACTGTTCGCTGCCGGACCTGCCACTCGTCTACGTCAACGAGGCATTCGAGTCGTTGACTGGCTACAGCGCCGAGGCAGCGCTGGGCCGGAACTGTCGATATCTGCAGGGACCGAGGACGAATCTCGAACAAGTGGCCGAACTCCGTCGGGCCATCGAAGCCGAAGAATCGGCGTCCGTCGAACTTCTGAACTACCGCGAGAGCGGCGAAACGTTCTGGAACCGCGTCGATGTCGCACCACTGAGTGGCCCGGATGGAGCGGTGACACACTACGTCGGGTTCCAGACCGACATCACAGAGCGGGTCCGTGCGGAAGCGGCCGCAGAACAGTACGCTGCACGGGTCGAAGAGGAACGAACACGGCTTCAGACGCTCGTCGACCACATCGAAGGGCTTCTCGAAGACGTGACGAGTGCGCTCGTCAGAGCGGAGACGCGCCAAGACCTCGAAGCCACTGTGTGCGACCGAGTCGCTGAAACCGAGCAGTTCGATTGCGCGTGGATTGGGGACTGCGACCTCTCACCAGCGACTATCGTCCCGAGTGAGTGGGCGGGGAGTACCGGGTCGTCTATCGAAGCACTCGAAATCGACCGCGATGACGCAACTGACCCGACAGCACGGGCCGTCCAGACGCGGACTGTCCAGTCAGGGACAGTTCCGGATGGGCCAGTGCACGAGGATTCGCACGTCCCGTTTCAATCAGTCATTGCGGTTCCACTGATTCACCGGGAGACGCTCTACGGTGTTTTGACAGTCTATGCGGACACGAATCCGGATACTGACACGGACAGTAACTCTGATACTCTCAACGAGGAGATAACGGCTGTCTTTGGAACACTCGGAAGAGCCGTCGGTGCGGCTATCGACGCGTTCGAGAGTCGCCGGTCGCTCCTCTCGGACGACGTTCTCGAACTCGACGTGAACGTGAGTGACTCGACTCAACCGCTGGTTCGCCTTGCGGCCGCCGCCGGGTGTCAACTCCAGTACGAAGGGGCCGTCCCACACGACGACGGAACACTCAGCCTGTTCGTTTCGACGCCGCCATCGACCAACCTCGACGAGGTGGACTTCGAACCAGATGGCGTGTCCGAGGTCACACGTCTTCCCCGCGGAGACAATATCGGCCTGTACGATGTGACACTCACATCGGGGTCGCTCGCGCATCTCGTGGCAGACGCAGGCGGGCGGATAACCGACCTCGAAGCGGACAAACACGGCTGTCGGTTCACCACCGTGGTCCCCGACCGGACGGTGGGTCGGTCGTTACTCGACGACCTGAAGAGTGCGGCGGACGGCGTCGAACTTCGCGCCGTCAGAGACCGCGCGGCTCCGCCACAGACACCCCGAGAGTTCGTCGCTAGCCTCAGCGCGGAACTCACCGATAGACAACACACTGCGCTTCAACTCGCGTATCTGGGTGGGTTCTTCGAGTGGCCACACGGCGTCACGGGTGACGAACTCGCCGACGCGATGGATATCTCCCGTGCGACGTTCCATCAACACCTCCGGGCGGCCGAGCGAAAACTCGTCTCGGGATTCTTCGAGAGACATCCTGCGTAG
- the minD gene encoding cell division ATPase MinD — MARVYAIASAKGGVGKTTTTANLGTTLAMAGHDVVVVDGDLGMPNLAGALGVDPDGATLHDVLTGETTVESAIYEGPAGLSVLPGSNALEAFARANAKELDPIISTLKESYDIVIVDTGAGLSDDTFVPLKLSDEVVLVSTTEREALGDTEKTRQLGERIGAEMVGVVLTRVDQSNPNAEVVASTLDAGVIAVVPEDPSIREALSTQVPVVARSPDSIAAAGYRALAEALTGKPVPIPDSSVDTTDSEAEPSDAPVSASKTDATADTAENVSVVQTDAESGSEPESEFERESKPEPEPEPEHESETELKSEPEPESDPEPVTESIASEPEPEPTSVSESKPPAEPTVSEPEPEPEPTTEAIDSNPVFDADTNVDSESETSEPPLESTTDSEATTTQPPQSSTSTTDAEAGLKDESDTDDDDFAASIPFSGGAPDDPAESPSHEQDTVSDDDEPPVASSTGPVANTTNPEANTTDSVADNTADPLADDATDAADPLASDAADDSPAGGVDDDPLAADVDDSATELGTDHAIGGSDDPLAADLDESVEDSPTADESTFSDTEPETQGTDPLAGDAVVDPSESAPADSTGPVDSDSPATVGSPDSTDSVPFDSDTDDSSSVVTEAPESEDDPLVAEAEPTTEADASAEDAAAEDTPDENSKEEGVYTTSLVEEVESFDDDEHDDKKKGFFSRFLG, encoded by the coding sequence ATGGCACGGGTGTACGCAATTGCCAGCGCAAAAGGCGGGGTTGGAAAGACGACGACGACGGCCAATCTCGGGACCACCCTCGCAATGGCTGGTCACGATGTCGTTGTCGTCGACGGTGACCTCGGGATGCCGAATCTCGCTGGTGCCCTCGGCGTCGACCCAGATGGGGCGACGCTTCACGACGTGCTCACTGGTGAGACGACGGTCGAATCGGCCATCTACGAAGGTCCAGCGGGACTTTCAGTCCTGCCGGGTTCGAACGCGCTGGAAGCGTTCGCCCGCGCGAACGCGAAGGAACTCGACCCGATAATCTCGACGCTCAAGGAGAGCTACGACATCGTCATCGTCGACACTGGCGCGGGCCTCAGTGACGACACGTTCGTCCCGCTGAAGCTCTCCGACGAGGTCGTCTTGGTCTCTACGACGGAGCGCGAGGCCCTCGGCGACACCGAAAAGACCCGACAGCTCGGCGAACGAATCGGGGCCGAGATGGTCGGTGTCGTCCTTACAAGAGTCGACCAGTCGAATCCGAACGCCGAGGTTGTCGCTTCGACCCTCGACGCTGGTGTCATCGCGGTCGTACCGGAGGACCCGTCCATCCGCGAGGCACTCAGCACCCAGGTTCCGGTCGTCGCCCGCTCGCCCGACAGCATCGCCGCCGCGGGCTACCGGGCACTTGCGGAAGCACTCACGGGCAAGCCGGTCCCGATTCCGGATTCGTCTGTGGATACAACTGATTCCGAAGCAGAACCATCGGATGCACCCGTTTCTGCGTCCAAAACTGACGCCACCGCCGATACGGCGGAAAATGTGTCCGTCGTCCAGACGGATGCGGAATCCGGTTCAGAACCGGAATCGGAGTTCGAGCGGGAGTCGAAACCGGAACCCGAGCCAGAGCCGGAACACGAATCAGAGACAGAACTGAAGTCGGAACCCGAACCCGAATCCGACCCCGAGCCAGTGACCGAATCGATAGCCTCCGAGCCAGAACCGGAGCCAACGTCAGTATCCGAGTCGAAACCACCGGCTGAACCAACGGTTTCGGAGCCGGAACCTGAACCGGAACCAACGACCGAGGCCATAGACTCCAATCCGGTATTTGACGCAGACACTAACGTAGACTCCGAATCAGAAACTTCTGAACCACCCCTCGAATCGACGACGGATTCGGAGGCGACCACGACACAACCACCCCAGTCGTCCACTTCGACTACTGATGCGGAAGCCGGTCTCAAAGACGAGTCCGATACCGATGACGACGACTTCGCCGCCTCAATTCCGTTCTCTGGAGGTGCTCCGGACGACCCGGCCGAGTCGCCGTCTCACGAACAGGACACGGTCTCGGACGACGACGAACCACCGGTGGCTAGCTCCACTGGCCCGGTAGCTAATACCACCAATCCAGAAGCTAACACTACCGACTCGGTAGCTGACAATACCGCCGACCCGTTAGCCGACGACGCTACCGATGCTGCCGACCCGTTAGCCTCCGACGCTGCCGACGACTCACCCGCTGGCGGTGTTGACGACGACCCCTTGGCAGCGGATGTCGATGACAGTGCTACGGAACTCGGCACCGACCATGCCATCGGCGGCAGCGACGACCCACTCGCTGCGGACCTCGACGAGAGCGTCGAGGACTCCCCAACCGCCGACGAATCCACGTTCTCTGATACTGAACCCGAAACGCAGGGGACTGACCCACTGGCAGGTGACGCAGTCGTCGACCCCTCCGAATCCGCTCCCGCGGACTCCACCGGCCCCGTCGATTCGGATTCACCCGCTACTGTTGGCTCACCCGACTCTACCGATTCCGTCCCCTTCGACTCCGATACCGACGATTCGTCCTCCGTCGTCACCGAAGCACCGGAATCCGAGGACGACCCGCTCGTCGCCGAAGCCGAACCGACCACTGAGGCAGACGCGTCCGCCGAAGACGCAGCAGCCGAAGACACCCCCGATGAGAACAGCAAGGAAGAGGGCGTTTACACCACGTCACTCGTCGAGGAAGTCGAGTCGTTCGATGACGACGAACACGACGACAAGAAGAAGGGATTCTTCAGTCGCTTCCTCGGCTAA
- a CDS encoding ATP synthase subunit A produces MSQATQDSVREDGVIASVSGPVVTARGLDARMNDVVYVGDEGLMGEVIEIEGDLTTIQVYEETSGVGPGEPVESTGEPLTVDLGPGMMDAIYDGVQRPLDVLESKMDSAFLDRGVDAPGIDLEKEWEFEPTVSEGDEVAPGDVVGTVPETVTIEHKVMVPPDFEGGEVVAVEAGEFAVTEAVVELDNGEEITMHQEWPVRQARPAAEKKTPREPLVSGQRILDGLFPIAKGGTAAIPGPFGSGKTVTQHQLAKWADADIVVYVGCGERGNEMTEVIEDFPELDDPKTGNPLMARTCLIANTSNMPVAARESCIYTGITIAEYYRDMGYDVALMADSTSRWAEAMREISSRLEEMPGEEGYPAYLAARLSEFYERAGYFTTVNGQEGSVSVIGAVSPPGGDFSEPVTQNTLRIVKTFWALDADLAERRHFPAINWNESYSLYQEQLDPWFVENVEDDWPDERQWAVDVLDEENELQEIVQLVGKDALPEDQQLTLEVARYLREAYLQQNAFHPTDTYCEPEKTYGILTAIHKFNDEAFKALEAGVPVEEIQAIEAVPRLNRIGVQEDWGAYIEDLKAEITEQLRELY; encoded by the coding sequence ATGAGTCAGGCAACACAAGATTCCGTTCGCGAGGACGGTGTCATCGCAAGCGTGAGTGGTCCGGTCGTGACCGCCCGTGGCCTCGACGCCCGTATGAACGACGTCGTCTATGTCGGCGACGAAGGGCTAATGGGCGAGGTCATCGAGATTGAGGGCGACCTCACGACCATTCAGGTGTATGAAGAGACCTCCGGTGTCGGTCCCGGCGAACCCGTCGAGAGTACGGGCGAACCGCTGACCGTCGACCTCGGTCCCGGGATGATGGACGCCATCTACGACGGTGTCCAGCGTCCGCTGGACGTCCTCGAGTCCAAGATGGACTCGGCGTTCCTCGACCGCGGTGTCGACGCGCCCGGTATCGACCTGGAGAAGGAGTGGGAGTTCGAACCTACCGTCTCCGAAGGCGACGAAGTCGCCCCCGGTGACGTTGTGGGTACGGTCCCCGAAACCGTGACCATCGAACACAAGGTCATGGTCCCGCCGGACTTCGAAGGTGGCGAGGTCGTCGCCGTCGAAGCTGGCGAGTTCGCCGTCACCGAGGCGGTCGTCGAACTCGACAACGGCGAAGAGATTACGATGCACCAGGAATGGCCGGTGCGTCAGGCGCGTCCGGCGGCTGAGAAGAAGACGCCGCGCGAACCGCTCGTCTCCGGTCAGCGTATCCTCGACGGTCTGTTCCCCATCGCGAAGGGTGGGACGGCCGCGATTCCGGGTCCGTTCGGGTCCGGAAAGACGGTTACGCAGCACCAGCTCGCCAAGTGGGCCGACGCTGACATCGTCGTCTACGTCGGCTGTGGTGAGCGCGGTAACGAGATGACCGAGGTTATCGAGGACTTCCCGGAACTCGACGACCCGAAGACGGGCAACCCGCTTATGGCCCGGACGTGCCTCATCGCGAACACGTCCAACATGCCTGTGGCAGCCCGTGAATCCTGCATCTACACCGGAATCACCATCGCGGAGTACTACCGCGACATGGGCTACGACGTCGCGCTGATGGCCGACTCCACCTCCCGGTGGGCAGAGGCAATGCGCGAGATTTCCTCGCGTCTCGAGGAGATGCCCGGTGAAGAGGGGTACCCCGCGTACCTCGCCGCGCGTCTCTCCGAGTTCTACGAGCGCGCCGGATACTTCACGACCGTCAACGGTCAGGAAGGTTCTGTCTCCGTTATCGGCGCAGTTTCGCCGCCGGGCGGCGACTTCTCCGAGCCGGTCACGCAGAACACCCTGCGTATCGTGAAGACGTTCTGGGCACTCGACGCAGACCTCGCCGAGCGTCGTCACTTCCCGGCGATTAACTGGAACGAGTCCTACTCGCTCTACCAAGAGCAGCTCGACCCGTGGTTCGTCGAAAACGTCGAAGACGACTGGCCGGACGAACGCCAGTGGGCTGTCGACGTGCTCGACGAGGAGAACGAGCTTCAGGAAATCGTTCAGCTCGTCGGTAAGGACGCCCTGCCGGAGGACCAGCAGCTGACCCTCGAGGTCGCTCGCTACCTCCGTGAGGCGTACCTCCAGCAGAACGCGTTCCACCCGACGGACACGTACTGTGAACCCGAAAAGACGTACGGTATCCTCACCGCCATCCACAAATTCAACGACGAGGCGTTCAAGGCGCTCGAAGCCGGCGTCCCCGTCGAAGAGATTCAGGCCATCGAGGCGGTTCCCCGCTTGAACCGCATCGGTGTGCAGGAAGATTGGGGTGCGTACATCGAGGACCTCAAAGCAGAGATCACAGAGCAACTCCGCGAGCTGTACTGA
- a CDS encoding V-type ATP synthase subunit D yields MAEDVKPTRKNLMAIEDRIELSERGHDTLEQKRDGLIMEFMDILDQAQDVRANLNQDYERAQNTINMARAMEGDVAVRGAAAALKEYPEITTQSKNIMGVVVPQIESSRVKKSLDQRGYGLLGSSARIDEAADAYEELLESIILAAEVETAMKKMLEEIETTKRRVNALEFKLLPELYENQEYIEQKLEEQEREEIFRLKKIKAKKEEEEKEERAAAEEAEAEAAAAN; encoded by the coding sequence ATGGCCGAAGACGTCAAGCCGACCCGCAAGAACTTGATGGCGATTGAGGATCGCATCGAACTCTCCGAGCGGGGCCACGACACGCTCGAACAGAAGCGTGACGGCCTCATTATGGAGTTCATGGACATTCTCGACCAGGCACAGGACGTGCGGGCGAACCTCAACCAGGACTACGAGCGCGCCCAGAACACCATCAACATGGCCCGCGCCATGGAGGGTGACGTGGCGGTTCGCGGTGCGGCGGCCGCACTGAAAGAGTACCCCGAGATTACGACGCAGTCGAAGAACATCATGGGCGTCGTCGTCCCGCAAATCGAGTCTTCGCGCGTGAAAAAGAGCCTCGACCAGCGTGGCTACGGACTGCTCGGCTCCTCGGCCCGCATCGACGAGGCCGCGGACGCCTACGAGGAACTCCTCGAATCCATCATCCTCGCCGCGGAGGTCGAGACGGCGATGAAGAAGATGCTCGAAGAGATCGAGACGACGAAGCGCCGTGTCAACGCACTCGAATTCAAGCTACTGCCCGAACTGTACGAGAACCAGGAGTACATCGAGCAGAAGCTCGAAGAACAGGAGCGCGAGGAAATCTTCCGCCTGAAGAAGATTAAGGCGAAAAAGGAAGAAGAAGAAAAAGAAGAGCGGGCGGCCGCCGAAGAGGCCGAGGCGGAAGCCGCTGCGGCGAACTAA
- a CDS encoding DUF6276 family protein yields MSCPDCGGEEAVFSVPEPLEEYTPEAALTLALCSNCLRVRPSENPPTEGISGPLAGAIPDGEGGAAVVVLVSLLDSLALNRSAIVDCLEYAERKGVDVQLTLNRLQQEATDPHFDVARRQEQLDSFL; encoded by the coding sequence ATGTCCTGTCCCGACTGTGGCGGGGAGGAGGCCGTCTTCTCAGTCCCCGAACCGCTCGAAGAGTATACGCCGGAAGCGGCACTGACACTTGCGTTGTGTAGTAATTGCCTCCGAGTTCGGCCGAGCGAAAACCCTCCGACCGAAGGCATATCTGGACCGCTTGCAGGTGCTATTCCCGATGGTGAGGGCGGTGCCGCGGTTGTGGTGTTAGTCAGCCTTCTCGATTCGCTGGCGCTCAACCGCTCCGCAATCGTAGACTGTCTCGAGTACGCCGAACGCAAGGGTGTCGATGTGCAACTCACGCTCAATCGACTCCAACAGGAGGCGACTGACCCACACTTCGACGTAGCCCGTCGACAGGAGCAGTTAGATTCGTTTCTCTGA
- a CDS encoding ATP synthase subunit B yields the protein MKEYQTITEISGPLVFAEVDEAIGYDEIVEIETPQGETKRGQVLESSEGIVAIQVFEGTTGIDRNASVKFLGETLKMPVTEDLLGRVLDGSGQPIDGGPEIVPDERRDIVGAAINPFSREYPEEFIQTGVSSIDGMNTLVRGQKLPIFSGSGLPHNDLALQIARQATVPEESGEGESSEFAVIFGAMGITQEEANEFMEDFERTGALERSVVFTNLADDPAVERTVTPRLALTTAEYLAFEKDYHVLVILTDMTNYCEALREIGAAREEVPGRRGYPGYMYTDLAQLYERAGRIKGREGSVTQIPILTMPGDDDTHPIPDLTGYITEGQIVMDRDLNSQGLRPPVDVLPSLSRLMDDGIGEGLTREDHADVSDQMYAAYAEGEDLRDLVNIVGREALSERDNKYLDFAERFEAEFVNQGFDSDQSIEETLDIGWELLSMLPKSELNRIDEDLIEDYYQEDAETVEAEA from the coding sequence ATGAAGGAATACCAGACTATCACCGAAATCAGCGGCCCGCTGGTGTTCGCCGAGGTCGACGAGGCGATTGGTTACGACGAAATCGTCGAAATCGAGACACCGCAAGGCGAGACCAAGCGTGGACAGGTCCTCGAATCCAGCGAGGGCATCGTCGCGATTCAGGTGTTCGAAGGCACGACCGGTATCGACAGGAACGCGTCCGTCAAGTTCCTCGGCGAGACCCTCAAGATGCCCGTGACCGAGGACCTCCTCGGTCGCGTGCTCGACGGGTCCGGCCAGCCAATCGACGGCGGCCCCGAAATCGTCCCCGACGAACGTCGCGACATCGTTGGCGCAGCAATTAACCCGTTCTCGCGCGAGTACCCCGAAGAGTTCATTCAGACGGGTGTCTCGTCCATCGACGGCATGAACACGCTCGTTCGCGGTCAGAAGCTCCCGATTTTCTCCGGGTCCGGTCTGCCGCACAACGACCTTGCGCTGCAGATTGCACGTCAGGCGACGGTGCCGGAAGAAAGCGGTGAGGGCGAAAGCTCCGAGTTCGCAGTGATTTTCGGCGCGATGGGTATCACGCAGGAAGAGGCGAACGAGTTCATGGAAGACTTCGAGCGCACGGGCGCACTCGAGCGCTCCGTCGTCTTCACGAACCTCGCGGACGACCCCGCAGTCGAGCGGACGGTCACGCCGCGTCTCGCCCTCACGACGGCCGAGTACCTCGCGTTCGAGAAGGACTACCACGTCCTCGTTATCCTCACGGACATGACGAACTACTGTGAGGCACTCCGCGAGATCGGTGCGGCCCGTGAAGAGGTTCCGGGTCGCCGTGGTTACCCCGGTTACATGTACACCGACCTTGCACAGCTCTACGAGCGTGCAGGTCGTATCAAGGGTCGTGAAGGGTCTGTTACGCAGATTCCGATTCTCACCATGCCCGGTGACGACGACACGCACCCGATTCCTGACCTGACCGGTTACATTACCGAGGGTCAGATTGTGATGGACCGTGACCTCAACAGTCAGGGTCTCCGTCCCCCGGTGGACGTGCTCCCGTCGCTGTCGCGTCTTATGGACGACGGTATCGGTGAGGGCCTCACCCGCGAGGACCACGCCGACGTGTCCGACCAGATGTACGCGGCGTACGCAGAGGGTGAAGACCTTCGCGACCTCGTGAACATTGTCGGTCGCGAAGCGCTCTCTGAGCGTGATAACAAGTACCTCGACTTCGCCGAGCGCTTCGAAGCCGAGTTCGTCAACCAGGGCTTCGACTCGGACCAGTCTATCGAGGAGACGCTCGACATCGGTTGGGAACTCCTGTCGATGCTGCCGAAGTCCGAACTCAACCGTATCGACGAGGACCTCATCGAGGACTACTATCAGGAAGACGCCGAGACGGTCGAAGCGGAAGCCTAA